One Anolis carolinensis isolate JA03-04 chromosome 4, rAnoCar3.1.pri, whole genome shotgun sequence DNA window includes the following coding sequences:
- the cbfa2t2 gene encoding protein CBFA2T2 isoform X4 translates to MPGSPVEVKIQSRSSPSSMPPLPPVNPGGPRPVSFTPAALPNGMNHSPPTLNGAPSPPQRFSNGPASSSSSSLTNQQLPATCGARQLSKLKRFLTTLQQFGNDISPEIGEKVRTLVLALVNSTVTIEEFHCKLQEATNFPLRPFVIPFLKANLPLLQRELLHCARAAKQTPSQYLAQHEHILLNTNTASPADSSELLMEVNGNGKRHSPDRREENSFEREPLPSEPPAKRVCTISPAPRHSPALMLPVINPAGQFHPTPPPLQHYTLEDIATSHLYRDPSKMLEHRELRDRHSIGLNGGYQDELVDHRLTEREWADEWKHLDHALNCIMEMVEKTRRSMSVLRRCQEADREELNYWKRRCSEPTEPRKGGSDIITRQHSPGSSDSINSESQREFSSRSGGTASYVTEEIWKKADACKQMVVNRIIALWTNEAEKEKKVPPQSISSQRNKKVPNGIKAMHMYLEEAVNEVKRQAMSEVQKAVAEAEQKAFEMIASERARMEQTIADAKRQATEDAFLVINEQEESTESCWNCGRKASETCSGCNIARYCGSFCQHKDWEKHHRICGQSLHSQVKPIPLPAGRSTSAAVKTVDGIASPALEKTSTTTSRSSTPASVTAIDSNGL, encoded by the exons ATGCCAGGATCCCCCGTGGAAGTCAAAATACAGTCAAGATCTTCTCCATCCAGCATGCCACCACTGCCACCTGTCAACCCTGGAGGACCTCGACCTGTCTCTTTTACCCCAGCAGCAT TACCCAATGGGATGAACCATTCTCCCCCGACACTGAATGGAGCACCGTCGCCACCTCAGAGATTCAGCAATGGGCCTGCCTCCTCATCTTCATCTTCTCTGACCAATCAGCAGCTCCCCGCTACCTGTGGGGCTCGACAGCTCAGCAAACTGAAGCGTTTCCTTACCACCCTCCAACAGTTTGGCAATGACATTTCACCAGAGATTGGGGAGAAAGTCCGGACCCTTGTTTTGGCATTAGTG aattctACAGTGACAATAGAGGAGTTCCACTGCAAACTTCAAGAGGCCACTAATTTTCCTCTTCGTCCATTTGTGATTCCATTCTTGAAG GCCAACCTTCCACTTCTGCAAAGGGAGCTGCTGCATTGTGCTCGGGCAGCCAAACAGACCCCTTCCCAGTACCTAGCCCAGCATGAACACATCCTGCTGAATACAAACACTGCCTCCCCGGCTGATTCTTCGGAGCTGCTGATGGAAGTGAACGGGAATGGAAAGAGGCATAGTCCAGACAG GAGGGAAGAAAACAGCTTTGAGAGAGAGCCGCTCCCATCAGAGCCTCCTGCTAAGAGGGTGTGCACCATTAGCCCAGCACCGAGGCACAGTCCAGCTCTGATGTTGCCTGTCATAAATCCAGCTGGGCAGTTCCATCCTACTCCACCCCCTCTCCAGCATTACACCCTGGAAGACATTGCAACATCCCATTTGTACAGAGATCCAAGCAAGATGTTAGAGCATAGAGAACTGAGAGATCGACATAGTATAG GATTAAATGGCGGTTATCAAGATGAACTTGTGGATCATCGTTTAACAGAGAGAGAGTGGGCTGATGAATGGAAGCATCTTGACCAT GCATTGAACTGCATCATGGAAATGGTAGAGAAGACCAGGCGCTCCATGTCTGTTCTCCGCCGTTGTCAAGAGGCTGATAGGGAAGAGCTCAATTACTGGAAGAGACGGTGTAGTGAACCCACAGAGCCGCGGAAAGGGGGAAGTGACATCATCACAAGGCAGCACAGCCCAGGGAGCTCAGACTCTATTAACAGTG AATCTCAGCGGGAGTTCAGCAGCCGGTCAGGAGGAACTGCCAGTTATGTCACAGAGGAGATATGGAAAAAGGCTG ATGCTTGTAAACAGATGGTTGTAAACAGAATCATTGCATTGTGGACAAATgaggctgagaaggagaagaaagtgcCACCCCAAAGCATCAGCAGCCAAAGGAACAAAAAGGTGCCAAATGGCATCAAAGCAATGCACATGTATCTAG AAGAAGCTGTGAATGAAGTGAAACGCCAGGCCATGTCTGAAGTCCAAAAGGCTGTTGCAGAGGCTGAGCAGAAGGCCTTTGAAATGATTGCCTCTGAAAGGGCCCGCATGGAGCAGACCATTGCAGATGCAAAGCGGCAGGCCACTGAAGATGCTTTCCTAGTGATCAATGAGCAGGAGGAGTCTACAGAG agcTGCTGGAACTGTGGCCGCAAAGCCAGCGAGACGTGCAGCGGGTGCAATATTGCCCGCTATTGTGGCTCCTTTTGCCAACACAAAGATTGGGAAAAGCACCACCGGATCTGTGGGCAGAGCTTGCACAGCCAGGTCAAACCAATCCCTTTACCAGCAGGGCGGTCCACATCAGCTGCTGTGAAAACCGTAGACGGGATAGCAAGTCCAGCTTTGGAGAAGACGTCTACCACCACCTCGCGATCCTCCACCCCAGCGTCTGTGACAGCAATAGACTCAAATGGTCTCTAA
- the cbfa2t2 gene encoding protein CBFA2T2 isoform X7 gives MPGSPVEVKIQSRSSPSSMPPLPPVNPGGPRPVSFTPAALPNGMNHSPPTLNGAPSPPQRFSNGPASSSSSSLTNQQLPATCGARQLSKLKRFLTTLQQFGNDISPEIGEKVRTLVLALVNSTVTIEEFHCKLQEATNFPLRPFVIPFLKANLPLLQRELLHCARAAKQTPSQYLAQHEHILLNTNTASPADSSELLMEVNGNGKRHSPDRREENSFEREPLPSEPPAKRVCTISPAPRHSPALMLPVINPAGQFHPTPPPLQHYTLEDIATSHLYRDPSKMLEHRELRDRHSIGLNGGYQDELVDHRLTEREWADEWKHLDHALNCIMEMVEKTRRSMSVLRRCQEADREELNYWKRRCSEPTEPRKGGSDIITRQHSPGSSDSINSESQREFSSRSGGTASYVTEEIWKKAEEAVNEVKRQAMSEVQKAVAEAEQKAFEMIASERARMEQTIADAKRQATEDAFLVINEQEESTESCWNCGRKASETCSGCNIARYCGSFCQHKDWEKHHRICGQSLHSQVKPIPLPAGRSTSAAVKTVDGIASPALEKTSTTTSRSSTPASVTAIDSNGL, from the exons ATGCCAGGATCCCCCGTGGAAGTCAAAATACAGTCAAGATCTTCTCCATCCAGCATGCCACCACTGCCACCTGTCAACCCTGGAGGACCTCGACCTGTCTCTTTTACCCCAGCAGCAT TACCCAATGGGATGAACCATTCTCCCCCGACACTGAATGGAGCACCGTCGCCACCTCAGAGATTCAGCAATGGGCCTGCCTCCTCATCTTCATCTTCTCTGACCAATCAGCAGCTCCCCGCTACCTGTGGGGCTCGACAGCTCAGCAAACTGAAGCGTTTCCTTACCACCCTCCAACAGTTTGGCAATGACATTTCACCAGAGATTGGGGAGAAAGTCCGGACCCTTGTTTTGGCATTAGTG aattctACAGTGACAATAGAGGAGTTCCACTGCAAACTTCAAGAGGCCACTAATTTTCCTCTTCGTCCATTTGTGATTCCATTCTTGAAG GCCAACCTTCCACTTCTGCAAAGGGAGCTGCTGCATTGTGCTCGGGCAGCCAAACAGACCCCTTCCCAGTACCTAGCCCAGCATGAACACATCCTGCTGAATACAAACACTGCCTCCCCGGCTGATTCTTCGGAGCTGCTGATGGAAGTGAACGGGAATGGAAAGAGGCATAGTCCAGACAG GAGGGAAGAAAACAGCTTTGAGAGAGAGCCGCTCCCATCAGAGCCTCCTGCTAAGAGGGTGTGCACCATTAGCCCAGCACCGAGGCACAGTCCAGCTCTGATGTTGCCTGTCATAAATCCAGCTGGGCAGTTCCATCCTACTCCACCCCCTCTCCAGCATTACACCCTGGAAGACATTGCAACATCCCATTTGTACAGAGATCCAAGCAAGATGTTAGAGCATAGAGAACTGAGAGATCGACATAGTATAG GATTAAATGGCGGTTATCAAGATGAACTTGTGGATCATCGTTTAACAGAGAGAGAGTGGGCTGATGAATGGAAGCATCTTGACCAT GCATTGAACTGCATCATGGAAATGGTAGAGAAGACCAGGCGCTCCATGTCTGTTCTCCGCCGTTGTCAAGAGGCTGATAGGGAAGAGCTCAATTACTGGAAGAGACGGTGTAGTGAACCCACAGAGCCGCGGAAAGGGGGAAGTGACATCATCACAAGGCAGCACAGCCCAGGGAGCTCAGACTCTATTAACAGTG AATCTCAGCGGGAGTTCAGCAGCCGGTCAGGAGGAACTGCCAGTTATGTCACAGAGGAGATATGGAAAAAGGCTG AAGAAGCTGTGAATGAAGTGAAACGCCAGGCCATGTCTGAAGTCCAAAAGGCTGTTGCAGAGGCTGAGCAGAAGGCCTTTGAAATGATTGCCTCTGAAAGGGCCCGCATGGAGCAGACCATTGCAGATGCAAAGCGGCAGGCCACTGAAGATGCTTTCCTAGTGATCAATGAGCAGGAGGAGTCTACAGAG agcTGCTGGAACTGTGGCCGCAAAGCCAGCGAGACGTGCAGCGGGTGCAATATTGCCCGCTATTGTGGCTCCTTTTGCCAACACAAAGATTGGGAAAAGCACCACCGGATCTGTGGGCAGAGCTTGCACAGCCAGGTCAAACCAATCCCTTTACCAGCAGGGCGGTCCACATCAGCTGCTGTGAAAACCGTAGACGGGATAGCAAGTCCAGCTTTGGAGAAGACGTCTACCACCACCTCGCGATCCTCCACCCCAGCGTCTGTGACAGCAATAGACTCAAATGGTCTCTAA
- the cbfa2t2 gene encoding protein CBFA2T2 isoform X8: MPGSPVEVKIQSRSSPSSMPPLPPVNPGGPRPVSFTPAALPNGMNHSPPTLNGAPSPPQRFSNGPASSSSSSLTNQQLPATCGARQLSKLKRFLTTLQQFGNDISPEIGEKVRTLVLALVNSTVTIEEFHCKLQEATNFPLRPFVIPFLKANLPLLQRELLHCARAAKQTPSQYLAQHEHILLNTNTASPADSSELLMEVNGNGKRHSPDRREENSFEREPLPSEPPAKRVCTISPAPRHSPALMLPVINPAGQFHPTPPPLQHYTLEDIATSHLYRDPSKMLEHRELRDRHSIGLNGGYQDELVDHRLTEREWADEWKHLDHALNCIMEMVEKTRRSMSVLRRCQEADREELNYWKRRCSEPTEPRKGGSDIITRQHSPGSSDSINSESQREFSSRSGGTASYVTEEIWKKAEAVNEVKRQAMSEVQKAVAEAEQKAFEMIASERARMEQTIADAKRQATEDAFLVINEQEESTESCWNCGRKASETCSGCNIARYCGSFCQHKDWEKHHRICGQSLHSQVKPIPLPAGRSTSAAVKTVDGIASPALEKTSTTTSRSSTPASVTAIDSNGL, from the exons ATGCCAGGATCCCCCGTGGAAGTCAAAATACAGTCAAGATCTTCTCCATCCAGCATGCCACCACTGCCACCTGTCAACCCTGGAGGACCTCGACCTGTCTCTTTTACCCCAGCAGCAT TACCCAATGGGATGAACCATTCTCCCCCGACACTGAATGGAGCACCGTCGCCACCTCAGAGATTCAGCAATGGGCCTGCCTCCTCATCTTCATCTTCTCTGACCAATCAGCAGCTCCCCGCTACCTGTGGGGCTCGACAGCTCAGCAAACTGAAGCGTTTCCTTACCACCCTCCAACAGTTTGGCAATGACATTTCACCAGAGATTGGGGAGAAAGTCCGGACCCTTGTTTTGGCATTAGTG aattctACAGTGACAATAGAGGAGTTCCACTGCAAACTTCAAGAGGCCACTAATTTTCCTCTTCGTCCATTTGTGATTCCATTCTTGAAG GCCAACCTTCCACTTCTGCAAAGGGAGCTGCTGCATTGTGCTCGGGCAGCCAAACAGACCCCTTCCCAGTACCTAGCCCAGCATGAACACATCCTGCTGAATACAAACACTGCCTCCCCGGCTGATTCTTCGGAGCTGCTGATGGAAGTGAACGGGAATGGAAAGAGGCATAGTCCAGACAG GAGGGAAGAAAACAGCTTTGAGAGAGAGCCGCTCCCATCAGAGCCTCCTGCTAAGAGGGTGTGCACCATTAGCCCAGCACCGAGGCACAGTCCAGCTCTGATGTTGCCTGTCATAAATCCAGCTGGGCAGTTCCATCCTACTCCACCCCCTCTCCAGCATTACACCCTGGAAGACATTGCAACATCCCATTTGTACAGAGATCCAAGCAAGATGTTAGAGCATAGAGAACTGAGAGATCGACATAGTATAG GATTAAATGGCGGTTATCAAGATGAACTTGTGGATCATCGTTTAACAGAGAGAGAGTGGGCTGATGAATGGAAGCATCTTGACCAT GCATTGAACTGCATCATGGAAATGGTAGAGAAGACCAGGCGCTCCATGTCTGTTCTCCGCCGTTGTCAAGAGGCTGATAGGGAAGAGCTCAATTACTGGAAGAGACGGTGTAGTGAACCCACAGAGCCGCGGAAAGGGGGAAGTGACATCATCACAAGGCAGCACAGCCCAGGGAGCTCAGACTCTATTAACAGTG AATCTCAGCGGGAGTTCAGCAGCCGGTCAGGAGGAACTGCCAGTTATGTCACAGAGGAGATATGGAAAAAGGCTG AAGCTGTGAATGAAGTGAAACGCCAGGCCATGTCTGAAGTCCAAAAGGCTGTTGCAGAGGCTGAGCAGAAGGCCTTTGAAATGATTGCCTCTGAAAGGGCCCGCATGGAGCAGACCATTGCAGATGCAAAGCGGCAGGCCACTGAAGATGCTTTCCTAGTGATCAATGAGCAGGAGGAGTCTACAGAG agcTGCTGGAACTGTGGCCGCAAAGCCAGCGAGACGTGCAGCGGGTGCAATATTGCCCGCTATTGTGGCTCCTTTTGCCAACACAAAGATTGGGAAAAGCACCACCGGATCTGTGGGCAGAGCTTGCACAGCCAGGTCAAACCAATCCCTTTACCAGCAGGGCGGTCCACATCAGCTGCTGTGAAAACCGTAGACGGGATAGCAAGTCCAGCTTTGGAGAAGACGTCTACCACCACCTCGCGATCCTCCACCCCAGCGTCTGTGACAGCAATAGACTCAAATGGTCTCTAA